A part of Methanobacterium sp. genomic DNA contains:
- the afpA gene encoding archaeoflavoprotein AfpA, with amino-acid sequence MTPKKKKVVWGITGSGDRIIETVKIMEEIRKEYEDEFDIRIYVSKAGDQVLKYYGLFKELEVEFDRTWVEVNANAPFLAGQIQLGQFEFMIIAPATSNTVAKISLRIADSLIPNAVVMGQKVGLPTYIMPSDLEEGKVITKLPDGRDLELTIRKEDVEHVKRLTKMDINILSTPEEIRDVFKKHSKAKK; translated from the coding sequence ATGACACCCAAAAAAAAGAAAGTAGTATGGGGAATTACTGGAAGCGGGGATAGAATAATAGAAACTGTAAAGATCATGGAAGAAATTAGAAAAGAATACGAAGATGAATTCGACATAAGAATTTACGTTTCTAAAGCTGGAGATCAGGTTTTAAAGTATTATGGATTGTTTAAAGAATTAGAAGTAGAATTTGACAGAACATGGGTTGAAGTAAATGCAAATGCACCATTTTTAGCTGGCCAGATACAGTTAGGTCAATTTGAATTTATGATAATTGCCCCAGCAACATCAAACACCGTTGCCAAGATTTCTCTTAGAATAGCTGATTCATTAATTCCAAATGCAGTAGTTATGGGTCAAAAAGTAGGATTACCCACCTATATTATGCCTTCTGATTTGGAGGAAGGGAAGGTAATAACAAAACTCCCAGACGGACGCGACCTTGAGCTAACAATAAGAAAAGAAGATGTGGAACACGTTAAACGGCTTACTAAAATGGATATAAATATTTTAAGCACCCCTGAAGAAATAAGGGATGTTTTTAAGAAACACTCGAAAGCTAAAAAATGA